In one Paraburkholderia azotifigens genomic region, the following are encoded:
- a CDS encoding polyhydroxyalkanoate depolymerase: MNPLAYPAYQAFANFMLPLRHGASLVRGALDAWPDYAAAPSGRTLRASADLLTLAGLTHARPPFGIRSVEVEGQPVDVLEEVVQSTPFCSLLHFRKHASFDVPQPRVLVIAPMSGHFATLLRGTVRTMLAEHDVYITDWHNPRDVPLSAGRFGFDEFVQHVIDFTDTIGQGTHLLAVCQPTVAALAAVALMAADDHPAQPASMTLMAGPIDTRVNPTRVNELAKSKPIEWFEQNLISAVPFGFQGAFRRVYPGFVQLNAFMSMNLERHLESFETMYHEQSKGDAEKAEAIRVFYEEYFATMDLTADFYLETVDTVFQRHALPLHELEVRGRRVEPSKIRRTALFTVEGERDDICAVGQTLAAQDLCDRLRPYLKTHHVQTGVGHYGVFNGQRWEQQIYPRIRAVIHDNEPRAVPVSARGVQRSMTLAPAAASSAASPAGTTPAATEAADVDLSSDEAATE; encoded by the coding sequence ATGAATCCGCTCGCTTATCCGGCGTACCAGGCGTTCGCCAACTTCATGCTGCCGCTGCGTCACGGCGCGTCTCTGGTGCGCGGCGCGCTCGACGCATGGCCCGACTACGCAGCCGCGCCGTCTGGCCGGACGCTGCGTGCATCGGCCGATCTGCTGACGCTCGCGGGCCTCACGCATGCGCGTCCGCCGTTCGGTATCCGCAGCGTCGAAGTCGAAGGACAGCCGGTCGACGTGCTCGAAGAGGTCGTGCAGTCCACGCCCTTCTGTTCGCTGCTGCATTTCCGCAAACACGCGTCGTTCGACGTGCCGCAGCCGCGCGTGCTCGTAATCGCGCCGATGTCGGGCCACTTCGCGACGCTCCTGCGCGGCACAGTGCGTACGATGCTCGCCGAGCACGACGTCTACATCACCGACTGGCACAATCCGCGCGACGTGCCGCTGTCGGCGGGACGCTTTGGCTTCGACGAGTTCGTGCAGCACGTGATCGACTTCACCGACACGATCGGTCAGGGCACGCATCTGCTCGCCGTGTGTCAGCCGACCGTCGCCGCGCTCGCCGCCGTCGCGCTGATGGCCGCCGACGATCACCCCGCGCAACCTGCCAGCATGACGCTGATGGCGGGTCCGATCGACACGCGCGTGAACCCGACGCGTGTCAACGAGCTGGCGAAGAGCAAGCCGATCGAATGGTTCGAGCAGAATCTGATCAGCGCCGTGCCGTTCGGCTTTCAGGGCGCGTTCCGGCGCGTCTATCCGGGTTTCGTGCAGTTGAACGCGTTCATGTCGATGAATCTCGAACGGCATCTGGAGTCGTTCGAAACGATGTATCACGAGCAGTCGAAAGGTGACGCGGAAAAAGCCGAAGCCATTCGTGTCTTCTATGAAGAGTATTTCGCAACGATGGATCTGACGGCCGACTTTTACCTCGAAACCGTCGACACCGTCTTTCAGCGGCATGCGCTGCCGCTGCATGAACTGGAAGTGAGAGGACGGCGCGTCGAGCCTTCGAAGATCAGGCGCACCGCGCTATTCACGGTGGAGGGCGAGCGCGACGACATTTGCGCCGTCGGGCAGACGCTCGCCGCGCAGGATCTGTGCGACAGGCTTCGGCCGTATCTGAAGACGCATCATGTGCAGACGGGCGTCGGGCACTATGGCGTGTTCAATGGGCAGCGCTGGGAACAGCAGATCTACCCGCGCATTCGCGCCGTGATTCACGACAACGAGCCGCGCGCCGTGCCCGTGAGCGCGCGCGGCGTGCAACGCTCGATGACGCTCGCGCCTGCGGCGGCGTCGAGCGCCGCGTCGCCGGCGGGCACGACGCCCGCCGCCACGGAAGCCGCCGACGTCGATCTGTCATCCGACGAAGCCGCCACGGAATGA
- a CDS encoding glutathione S-transferase family protein: MANTLTISSRNYSSWSLRGWLLAKFSGLPFDEIVMPVDDPAARAELLLLSPSILVPCLVHDGIKVWDTLAIAEYLNEVRPEAGLLPKDRKARAHCRAICGEMHSGFSSLRSALPMNLKAHFPGFKVWARAQSDIDRIVTIWRDCLEEYGGPYLFGERCAADAMYAPVVTRFVTYDVQLDPDIVAYGERILALPEMQQWIADAQKEVDEIDELDVEF; the protein is encoded by the coding sequence ATGGCGAACACGCTGACCATCAGCAGCCGCAACTATTCTTCGTGGTCGCTGCGCGGCTGGCTGCTGGCGAAGTTCAGCGGCCTGCCGTTCGACGAGATCGTGATGCCCGTCGACGATCCCGCCGCACGCGCCGAACTGCTGCTGCTGTCGCCGTCGATACTCGTGCCCTGTCTCGTACACGACGGCATCAAGGTGTGGGACACGCTCGCGATCGCCGAATACCTGAACGAAGTGCGCCCGGAAGCCGGACTGTTGCCGAAGGATCGCAAGGCGCGCGCGCATTGCCGCGCGATCTGCGGCGAAATGCATTCGGGTTTCAGTTCGTTGCGCTCGGCGTTGCCGATGAACCTGAAAGCGCACTTTCCGGGCTTCAAGGTGTGGGCGCGCGCGCAGTCCGATATCGACCGGATCGTGACGATCTGGCGCGATTGTCTGGAGGAATACGGCGGGCCGTATCTGTTTGGCGAGCGTTGCGCCGCGGACGCGATGTACGCGCCCGTCGTGACGCGCTTCGTCACGTATGACGTGCAGCTCGATCCGGATATCGTCGCTTACGGGGAGCGCATCCTCGCGCTGCCCGAGATGCAGCAGTGGATCGCCGATGCGCAGAAGGAAGTCGACGAAATCGACGAACTCGACGTCGAGTTCTAG
- a CDS encoding flavin reductase family protein has protein sequence MSDVYFYDPAAGHGLPHDPFKAIVAPRLIGWVSTRSASGQLNLAPYSFFGAFATFPSIIGFSSEGRKDSIRNIEATREFVWNLATRPLAEQMNRTSAPVGPEVDEFALSGLTAVAGRNVTVPHVGESPAALECKLLQVVQLHDLNGVPMDNWLALGQVVGVHIQKAYLKDGLFDTHAAQPIMRAGYRADYAQIGDMFQMIRPTA, from the coding sequence ATGTCGGACGTTTATTTCTACGATCCCGCCGCAGGCCACGGTCTGCCCCATGACCCGTTCAAGGCGATCGTGGCGCCGCGCCTGATCGGCTGGGTTTCGACGCGCTCGGCGAGCGGCCAGCTGAATCTTGCGCCATACAGCTTCTTCGGCGCATTTGCCACGTTTCCGTCGATCATCGGTTTCTCCAGCGAGGGCCGCAAGGACAGCATCCGCAACATCGAAGCGACGCGCGAATTCGTCTGGAATCTCGCGACGCGGCCGCTCGCCGAGCAAATGAACCGCACGTCCGCGCCTGTCGGACCCGAAGTCGACGAGTTCGCGTTGTCGGGCCTCACGGCCGTCGCGGGGCGCAACGTGACGGTGCCTCATGTCGGCGAATCGCCGGCTGCGCTCGAGTGCAAGCTGCTGCAAGTCGTGCAGTTGCACGACCTGAACGGCGTGCCGATGGACAACTGGCTCGCGCTCGGCCAGGTGGTCGGCGTGCATATCCAGAAGGCGTATCTGAAGGACGGCCTGTTCGATACGCACGCCGCTCAGCCGATCATGCGCGCGGGCTATCGGGCCGACTACGCGCAGATCGGCGACATGTTCCAGATGATTCGTCCGACAGCCTGA
- a CDS encoding methyl-accepting chemotaxis protein, protein MDILSLRRASVGARLAMLSCALVAVIFAAFTFAVTRTAGTLISDQVLSRITEKDRSIAAMISLFDKALTAEVGRSMTLFASFLPPDYALDETQKIDIGGTPTPVFKAGDKVLNNDFSIPDQFLAQSGAIATIFARTGDDFVRVTTSLKKQDGSRAIGTLLDRKGPAYGPVAANKTFTGLATLFGKRYITQYKPITDASGKVIGALFVGVDVDTQIKSVEDGIRQLKIGDTGYYFVMNAANGADRGKLIVHPGAAGQMGEENAAPYKRMLDEKEGQIEYSSADATLGETGARDKFVSFVTVPEWNWLVGGVAKRDEVMADVVSTRNRFMLIGFVLVGVFAVVFLIAVRRLVSRPLDEAAKASERFASGDLSVRVSASHDRRADEIGRLMQAIDGIGEGLARIVTQVRSASTDMTDGTAKIAASSEEIASRIGTQAASLEETAASMQEITSTVQQNAGHAAQANTLVTSASEAALDGGRAVERVVSTMGEISQSSKKIADITTVIEGIAFQTNILALNAAVEAARAGEHGKGFAVVASEVRALAQRSAAAAKEIEAVIAESTATVSSGFRIAEEASTTMRAIVDRVGQVQTIIGEISVASKEQSSGIEQVNTAVTQIGEVTQQNAALVSDAEQAAADLSAQADKLAEVVSVFKLGGHN, encoded by the coding sequence ATGGATATCCTTTCTTTGCGCCGCGCCAGCGTGGGCGCCAGGCTCGCCATGCTCTCGTGCGCGCTCGTGGCTGTCATTTTTGCCGCATTTACATTTGCGGTGACGCGCACGGCCGGCACGCTGATCAGCGACCAGGTGCTGTCGCGCATAACCGAGAAAGATCGCTCGATCGCCGCGATGATCTCGCTGTTCGACAAGGCGCTTACCGCGGAAGTCGGCCGCTCGATGACGCTCTTCGCGAGCTTCCTGCCGCCGGACTACGCGCTCGACGAGACGCAGAAGATCGACATCGGCGGCACGCCGACGCCCGTCTTCAAGGCCGGCGACAAGGTGTTGAACAACGACTTCTCGATTCCCGATCAATTCCTCGCTCAAAGCGGCGCGATCGCGACGATTTTCGCGCGCACGGGCGACGACTTCGTGCGCGTGACGACCTCCCTGAAGAAGCAGGACGGCTCGCGCGCAATCGGCACGCTGCTCGACCGCAAGGGCCCCGCTTATGGTCCCGTCGCCGCGAACAAGACCTTTACGGGTCTCGCGACGCTGTTCGGCAAGCGCTACATCACGCAGTACAAACCCATTACCGACGCGAGCGGCAAGGTGATCGGCGCGCTGTTCGTCGGCGTCGATGTCGATACGCAGATCAAGTCGGTCGAAGACGGCATCCGCCAGCTGAAGATCGGCGACACGGGCTACTACTTCGTGATGAATGCGGCGAACGGCGCGGATCGCGGCAAGCTGATCGTGCATCCGGGTGCAGCGGGCCAGATGGGCGAAGAAAACGCCGCGCCGTACAAGCGCATGCTCGACGAGAAGGAAGGCCAGATCGAATATTCGAGCGCGGACGCGACGCTCGGCGAAACGGGCGCGCGGGACAAGTTCGTGTCGTTCGTCACAGTGCCCGAGTGGAACTGGCTGGTCGGCGGCGTCGCGAAGCGCGACGAAGTGATGGCTGACGTCGTCTCCACGCGTAACCGCTTCATGCTGATCGGCTTCGTGCTGGTCGGCGTGTTCGCCGTCGTGTTCCTGATCGCCGTGCGCCGCCTGGTGTCGCGCCCGCTCGACGAAGCAGCGAAGGCCTCGGAGCGTTTCGCGTCGGGCGATCTGAGCGTGCGCGTGTCGGCGAGCCACGACCGCCGCGCCGACGAAATCGGCCGTCTGATGCAGGCCATCGACGGCATCGGCGAAGGTCTGGCGCGCATCGTCACGCAAGTGCGCAGCGCGTCGACCGATATGACGGACGGCACGGCGAAGATCGCGGCCAGCAGCGAAGAGATCGCCTCGCGCATTGGCACGCAGGCCGCCAGCCTCGAAGAGACGGCGGCGAGCATGCAGGAAATCACGTCGACCGTGCAGCAGAACGCCGGTCACGCGGCGCAGGCGAACACGCTGGTGACGAGCGCATCGGAAGCCGCGCTCGACGGCGGCCGCGCGGTCGAACGCGTTGTCTCGACGATGGGCGAGATCAGCCAGTCGTCGAAGAAGATCGCGGACATCACGACCGTGATCGAAGGCATCGCGTTCCAGACCAACATTCTGGCGTTGAACGCAGCCGTCGAAGCGGCGCGCGCGGGCGAGCACGGCAAGGGCTTCGCGGTGGTCGCATCGGAAGTGCGCGCGCTCGCGCAGCGCAGCGCGGCGGCGGCGAAGGAAATCGAAGCGGTGATCGCGGAATCGACGGCGACGGTATCGAGCGGCTTCCGCATCGCCGAGGAAGCGAGCACGACGATGCGCGCGATCGTCGACCGCGTCGGCCAGGTGCAGACGATCATCGGCGAAATCAGCGTTGCTTCGAAAGAGCAGTCGAGCGGCATCGAGCAGGTCAACACGGCTGTCACGCAGATCGGCGAAGTGACGCAGCAGAACGCTGCGCTCGTCAGCGATGCCGAACAGGCGGCCGCCGATCTCAGCGCGCAGGCCGACAAGCTCGCCGAAGTCGTCTCCGTGTTCAAGCTCGGCGGACACAACTAG